A DNA window from Pogona vitticeps strain Pit_001003342236 chromosome 2, PviZW2.1, whole genome shotgun sequence contains the following coding sequences:
- the LOC110077963 gene encoding TLC domain-containing protein 4 isoform X3 — translation MEDSTRLGYCIVAGSFVAFQFSFSALSPQLSLSLSPSYATLPSVKQNEWNSRGDPWLVKLNVAITCGYLVYDLLLLLRYWRTLGDSLFVCHHLAALYAYGYVLSRGVLPYFANFRLISELSTPFVNLRWFLDTAGWPRSSHLVLANGLAMTVVFFLVRIAVIPSYYRQVYSWYGTPEYERLGLGVQLAWIGPSLALEVLNVVWMYRIICGFYRAFCRSKVRKAP, via the exons ATGGAGGACTCCACCCGTCTGGGCTACTGTATTGTGGCCGGCAGCTTTGTGGCCTTCCAGTTCTCCTTCTCAGCTCTCAGCCCCCAGCTGTCCTTGTCGCTGAGCCCCAGCTACGCCACCCTTCCCTCCGTCAAGCAGAATGAATGGAATTCCAG GGGAGACCCTTGGCTGGTCAAGCTGAATGTCGCCATCACCTGTGGTTATCTGGTCTATG ATCTGTTGCTGCTATTACGCTACTGGAGAACACTGGGCGATTCCCTTTTCGTTTGCCACCACTTGGCGGCGCTATACGCTTATGGATACGTGTTG AGTCGTGGGGTGTTGCCCTACTTTGCCAACTTCCGTCTGATCTCAGAGCTCTCGACACCCTTTGTGAACCTGAG GTGGTTCCTGGACACAGCTGGCTGGCCACGTTCTTCCCACCTGGTCTTGGCCAACGGCCTGGCCATGACAGTAGTCTTCTTCCTGGTGCGTATTGCCGTCATCCCCAGCTATTACAGACAGGTATACTCCTGGTATGGAACTCCTGAGTATGAGCGCTTGGGCTTGGGTGTGCAGTTGGCCTGGATTGGGCCCAGCCTGGCCTTGGAAGTGCTCAACGTGGTTTGGATGTACCGCATAATCTGTGGCTTCTATCGAGCCTTCTGCCGGTCTAAGGTACGGAAAGCACCATGA
- the LOC110077963 gene encoding TLC domain-containing protein 4-B isoform X2: MEDSTRLGYCIVAGSFVAFQFSFSALSPQLSLSLSPSYATLPSVKQNEWNSRCVSTLHAVIVGLFCLYILWFDDAVNANPIWGDPWLVKLNVAITCGYLVYDLLLLLRYWRTLGDSLFVCHHLAALYAYGYVLSRGVLPYFANFRLISELSTPFVNLRWFLDTAGWPRSSHLVLANGLAMTVVFFLPSCICRTLPPSSTIIPHITVFGKAEVDAHCLLVAVSSKLPSEAKKTIIPSSGNKWCKSS; encoded by the exons ATGGAGGACTCCACCCGTCTGGGCTACTGTATTGTGGCCGGCAGCTTTGTGGCCTTCCAGTTCTCCTTCTCAGCTCTCAGCCCCCAGCTGTCCTTGTCGCTGAGCCCCAGCTACGCCACCCTTCCCTCCGTCAAGCAGAATGAATGGAATTCCAG GTGCGTGTCTACTCTCCATGCAGTGATAGTTGGCCTTTTCTGCCTCTATATCCTCTGGTTTGACGATGCTGTAAATGCCAACCCTATCTG GGGAGACCCTTGGCTGGTCAAGCTGAATGTCGCCATCACCTGTGGTTATCTGGTCTATG ATCTGTTGCTGCTATTACGCTACTGGAGAACACTGGGCGATTCCCTTTTCGTTTGCCACCACTTGGCGGCGCTATACGCTTATGGATACGTGTTG AGTCGTGGGGTGTTGCCCTACTTTGCCAACTTCCGTCTGATCTCAGAGCTCTCGACACCCTTTGTGAACCTGAG GTGGTTCCTGGACACAGCTGGCTGGCCACGTTCTTCCCACCTGGTCTTGGCCAACGGCCTGGCCATGACAGTAGTCTTCTTCCTG CCTTCCTGCATTTGCCGAACTCTTCCTCCATCCTCCACCATCATTCCCCACATCACCGTTTTTGGAAAAGCTGAAGTGGATGCACACTGTCTTTTGGTTGCTGTTAGCAGTAAATTACCATCAGAAGCAAAGAAAACTATCATACCTTCTTCAGGTAATAAATGGTGCAAAAGCTCTTAA
- the LOC110077963 gene encoding TLC domain-containing protein 4-B isoform X1 translates to MEDSTRLGYCIVAGSFVAFQFSFSALSPQLSLSLSPSYATLPSVKQNEWNSRCVSTLHAVIVGLFCLYILWFDDAVNANPIWGDPWLVKLNVAITCGYLVYDLLLLLRYWRTLGDSLFVCHHLAALYAYGYVLSRGVLPYFANFRLISELSTPFVNLRWFLDTAGWPRSSHLVLANGLAMTVVFFLVRIAVIPSYYRQVYSWYGTPEYERLGLGVQLAWIGPSLALEVLNVVWMYRIICGFYRAFCRSKVRKAP, encoded by the exons ATGGAGGACTCCACCCGTCTGGGCTACTGTATTGTGGCCGGCAGCTTTGTGGCCTTCCAGTTCTCCTTCTCAGCTCTCAGCCCCCAGCTGTCCTTGTCGCTGAGCCCCAGCTACGCCACCCTTCCCTCCGTCAAGCAGAATGAATGGAATTCCAG GTGCGTGTCTACTCTCCATGCAGTGATAGTTGGCCTTTTCTGCCTCTATATCCTCTGGTTTGACGATGCTGTAAATGCCAACCCTATCTG GGGAGACCCTTGGCTGGTCAAGCTGAATGTCGCCATCACCTGTGGTTATCTGGTCTATG ATCTGTTGCTGCTATTACGCTACTGGAGAACACTGGGCGATTCCCTTTTCGTTTGCCACCACTTGGCGGCGCTATACGCTTATGGATACGTGTTG AGTCGTGGGGTGTTGCCCTACTTTGCCAACTTCCGTCTGATCTCAGAGCTCTCGACACCCTTTGTGAACCTGAG GTGGTTCCTGGACACAGCTGGCTGGCCACGTTCTTCCCACCTGGTCTTGGCCAACGGCCTGGCCATGACAGTAGTCTTCTTCCTGGTGCGTATTGCCGTCATCCCCAGCTATTACAGACAGGTATACTCCTGGTATGGAACTCCTGAGTATGAGCGCTTGGGCTTGGGTGTGCAGTTGGCCTGGATTGGGCCCAGCCTGGCCTTGGAAGTGCTCAACGTGGTTTGGATGTACCGCATAATCTGTGGCTTCTATCGAGCCTTCTGCCGGTCTAAGGTACGGAAAGCACCATGA